The segment GGAGTGAATGCAGTACCGCAGATATTGGATTGGGTTGTTTATAGAGTAAGAAGTAAGAATTATCTTTTTAGCATGAGAGTATGCTTCAGGCACCGCATCACTCATGCAGGCGTTGGCACCTCGCTGCGCTCGGCGCCAACGCGGGAGCTGAGCTTATAGCTCCACCGCCCTGTTGGCTTGAACCATGAGGAGGGATTGTGCAAAAATTAAAGGGATTAATGAAGCGTTGGCTTGAGCGCTGATTCGCTCGTGCCAACAAGACGCTGGAGCTGTCACGTCCTTTCGCCTTTAAAAAGCGCTTTGCGCTTTTTGACTCAGGCCGTGCAGCTCAGCTCCCGCGTTAGCTCCAAGAACCTTTAATTATCAGGGAAGTTATCATGGCAAAGCAGAACTTAATAAGAACGACAAAGATGGGAAATGAAGAGAAGCTGCTGCTTCGCAAAGAACTCCTAAATGTTCGTGAAGAAGCCCAAGACTGTCCTTATCTTGCTGAGGCGATAAAAGTTCTTCCTGCAGAGGGTTATAGAAGTGCGATCGGGGCATATTGGAATGCGGTGGTGGATGATTTAAGGAAGAAAATTATCCATAGAAGTCTCGACCTTTTTAACAAGGAAATCCAGCCCAAGAGAAAAATTGACAAATATGAAGACTTTCAAGATTTCGTTACCGACCATGATCTAATTGAGGGTGCATACAAAATTGGAGTCCTCAGTTGGGAAGCTAAAAAGCTTCTTCACCAAGCGAGAGAAACTCGAAATATATTTTGTGGTCATCCGAGCAGTACCGAACCTTCAATTGTAAAGGTTCTCAATCTAATATCAGATTGTAACAGATATGTTTTATCAGAAGAGTATCCACCCTCAATCATTGATATCTCAACTTATATTGCCCTAATGGACAGTGAGGACTATGACAGAAATGAAATCGCAGTAGAGCAGGCTTTCAGTGATTTACCAGCTATCTATAAAATGGAACTTGCCAATCGGTTTTACACAACTTATGTTGATGAAAATACCTCCACGACTCTACGAGCAAATATCGAGTTTTGTTCGCCAATTCTATGGAGCATTCTCAAAAAGGAAGTAAAGCAGAAAATTGGAAAAAGATTTGATAAAGAAATTGTTGAAGGGAATCGAGATAGAATCCAAAGAGGATTATCATTTGTGAAGAACGTTGGTGCCATGACATATGTTAACACCGCAAGCAGAAAAATTATATATAAACCGATAATCACAGCACTAGAAGAGAATCTTGATGCTTGGGATGAAGAGTCTAAACTAGTCATAGATCTTGAGTCATTAGGCAGCAACATACCAAGCAGTATGATCCCTAAGTACGTTTCTGCTATAACTCAAACATTCGTGGGGTATAAAGGCAACAGTATGAGATATTCTCGTACCGACTTTTATTCCGACGGGGCCGCACCAACCATTAAAACATTGTTTACCTTATTTGACAACGAAGCTGCGGGAGCTTTTGTGCGAGCTATTTTCAAGAATGAAGTGTTAAGGAGACGAATAAAGGGTCAAGGCCAACTGAGGCGACTGAGAATCCTCGCAAATATTATTTTAGAGAAAGGCGTGGCAAGCAAAGATACACTTGAATTTTTGAAATTATTAACAAACGAAGAAAACACTGGTAAGTTTTACAATAAGATATTTCCTCCAAGAAAGACAAAGAACTAACCATCGCCTTGAGCGGACCGGCAAAAGCGCCGTCCGCTCAGGCAAACGTTATGCAGCAAGGTAAAATATCATGCCTCTTCAAATGACATCTGATCTTCGGTTTCCTATGGGGGCCTCTACACCCCTAAGTAGAGCTGCCGTAGAAGATTTCCTTGTTTTAGCGAGAAAAATTACTTCTACGACTAGCCGAAAGCAAATCATAGAAACTTTTAAGGAATATTTTTGTAGAGCTAGAAAATAAGAAAAGGAAATAAGAAAAGAAAATAAGAAAAGGGGTCAGGTCAGCAATTCACGGTGAAGGCAAAGATCAAGAATAGATAAGGGTGTTTGGCAAGAAAGAGGAAAAAATTTCGCAAAGGTATTCTCAGCCAAAATCAGTCAACAGACAAAGAGTTTTTATGATACCCACGAGTGAAGCACGCTAACCCCTTGAATTTAAAAGGGAAAGTAATTCTAGACTTTTGACCCCTGAATATAGTACTATGTATTGCAATGCATATCAAGAAACATCTGTCATTTGGATCATTACGCAAGAAGATTACCGGGTGTCTGCAAAGCATATCGGAGCATAGGCAGAGCAAGAAGATAAGACACTCCATTCATGATGTATTCATGTCGGGATTTGCAATGATGTATTTTCAGGATCCTTCCCTACTTCAATTTCAAAAGAGGTTAGAGGATGGCATACACAATAACAATTTAAAGACACTCTTTCAGGTAGAAAGCATACCCAAAGACTCTCAGATGAAAGAAGTAATAGACGAGGTAGACAGCACAGAGCTTGAACCTGTATTTGAAGAGTTTTTCATGGCAATACAGAGAGGGAAACATCTTCAGCAATATCGATTTCTGGACGGCTACTATCTAACCTCGATGGATGGGACAGGATATTTCAGTTCAGAGGAGATAAGCTGTCCGGGATGTTTGCGGAAGGAAAGCAAAAAGGGAAAAGTAAGATATGAACATCAGATAGTGCAGGCAGCGCTTATGCATCCGGATATGAGACAGGTAATCCCCTTTGCCCCTGAGGCAGTAAAGAACATGGATGGGAGTGAAAAACAGGACTGCGAGATAAATGCAGGCAAGAGGTTGATTAAAAAGATAAGGCAATCCCATCACCGGTTAAAGATAATCATAGTTGCAGACAGTCTACACAGCAAGCAGCCATTTATAGAAGAGGTAAAGGCAAACAGGATGAGATACATACTGGTGGCAAAGGCGGAAGACCACAAGATACTTATGGAATGGGTTAATGAGCAGAGGCAGCTTAAAGAAGTCTCAAAGATGGAAGTAAAAGACAAAAAAGGCCGTATTCATGAATATGAGTGGATAAATGAAGTTCCATTAAACGGCAACAAAGATACCCTGTGGGTAAACTATTTTGAATACCGGATAATAGACAAGGGGAAAACAACATATCGTAACAGTTGGGTAACGGATATAAATATTAAAGAAGAAAACGTTAGAGAACTTGTCAGAGGCGGCAGGTGCCGGTGGAAGATAGAGAATGAGACATTCAATACCCTGAAGAACCAGGGTTATTATATAGAGCACAATTACGGACATGGAAAAAAGAACCTTTCCATGAATTTCTTTCTTTTAAATCTTTTGGCATTTTTTGTTCATCAGATATTTGAATTGACGGACATACTGTATCAGCAATGCAGGGTCAAGTTTGGCAGCAAGAGAAATTTATGGGATCATCTGAGAGCTTCTATTCATATTCTAATATTCCCCGACTGGGAAATATTGTTAAGACGGCTGCTTAAACCTTCCGAGTTTTTGTGAATGGATGATTTCTATTTGTCTCTCTTTTCAGATTCTTCTTTTTGTGTCCCTTCTCCTGAAAGGATTAGCGGATAGGTGCGTCCAAACTGTGACTTTCCCTTACGATTCTTTACTCTTTTATTAAACATACCTTTATCATAAAACAGGAATTGTATGCGATAATTGCATGAGAAAAGTATTTGTCCAAAAATGTTTGGGCCCCGAGTGCTTGTTGGTTGTTTATTTGCCTTCACCGTGAATTGCTGGCGAAATCCAGAACCGTTTGATTTTACTGGATTCCCGTTTTCACGGGAATGACAACAACACAGTTTATACACAGACTCTATATAGTGTCTGTGTATAAAGTCAGTCTCTCTATCCGTCATTCCGGCAGTCCTTAAGGCGGAATCCGGTCTTTTCAATAAGTTCCGGATGTCCCGAACGCTTTCGGGACATGACAAGAATAAAAAACGGCAACTTATAGACAGACACTATATATAATATAGAGGAAGGGGGGTAGATATAAGGAAACCCCTCAGCAGAGACTGGGGGTATTAAAAGCTTAAATAAATGCATTTAACACTCCCTGCCCTACCCCCCTGTACTTAAAGAGAGGTGAAGGTCAGGGAGTGTTCCCATCGGGGGAGGGGATTGGCATACAAAAGTCTGAAGAGCCGTTGTTGAACTTCCTGTTACAGCCGGTGGCGCCTAACCGACTCCTAAAAATGCCTTTGATTTCTCAACACATTCAATAGCATCCTCGGCATATGCATCGGCCCCGATTTCATCAGCCCAACTTTGATCAACGGGGGCTCCGCCAACAAGAATCACGATGTCCTCACGTATTCCGGCATCTTCAAAGGCCTTGATTGTCTCTCTCTGTTTAGGCATAGTCATTGTCAATAGTGCTGATATTCCCACAAGATCAGGGGATTTTTCCTTTATTTCACGGACAAACACATCCGGTTTTACATCAATTCCGATATCATAGACCTTGAATCCCGAAGCCTCCATCATCATTGATACGATATTTTTCCCTATGTCGTGCAGGTCACCTTCCACGGTCCCGATAAGAAAGGTTCCTATCGTATTCTTCTTCTGGTCGGTAAAAAAGGGTTTAAGCACGGATAGGGCCGTATTCATCGCTCGTGCGCATGTCATGACCTCGGGCAGAAAATACTCGTCGCTCTTAAACCTCCTTCCAACCTCGTCTATCCCCCTTGAGAGGGCTTCCTGGATGATTTCATCAGCACCTTTTCCCTGATCCAGCGCAGTCTTGACCAGGCCTTCCGTCTCCTTGAACCGCCCCTTTATAATATTCTCTTCAAGCTCTTTAAGAATATCCATACTTCTCCTCCTCCTTTATCATAAATAGTTTAAGGTTATACCGCTACTTTATAGGATATTTGCCAAACTCCCTTGTAGCCTCATACATAGCAGAGATATTCTCAAATGGAAAGTCGGGTGTCAGCCTGTGAGAAGAACTGAGAATATACCCTCCACCCGGCGCCATCTCACTGATCCTTTCCCGCACTTCATTTCTCACATCCTCCGGCTTGCCGAAAGGCAGGGTCCACTGTACGTCAATTCCTCCAAGGAATGAAAGACGGTCCCCGTATCTCTCCTTAAAACGTACCGGCCTGCTTTCCTCCCTAACCTTGACCTCAAGGGAATCGTAAATATCTATTCCGGAATCAAGGAGATCATCCATAAATGGATAAGAGACAGCTCCGCAACTATGGAATTCGATTTTACCATCAGGATTTTTTTCATGGAATAAACCCTTTACATAATGGATGCATTCCCGGTAATGGGGGAGGATCATCTCACGGAACATCGAGGGGGAACAAAAAGTCTGTTTTTCACTTGCCAGATCCTCCGGGCTCAGACGTATGATATCGACAAACTCCCCGGCAGCTTCGAGTCCTACGCGGTTGAATTCCTTTTCAACGGCAAGCAGTTTTCTGAAAAGGGCTTGTATGAATTCCGGTTCAGCAACAAAATCCTCAAAAATCTTTGCATAGCCGCGCAAATATTTTGCCTGCTCAAATATGCCTCCGCGGCCACACTGGAGAAGAATAGCGTAGGGGGTATTTTTGCGAAGCCATTGTGCCCTTTCCCTCAGACCTTCAACTACGGCAGGGTCGGTCGGGTCAGGCCAGGGGTAATCGTCGAGATCCTCTTCAGTTGCATCTTCAAGCGGATACTTCACTATGTCCAGATAGGAACCTCCTTCGTATTCCACACGTTTTCTGGTAACGCCCCATTCATCGACAAGCAGACCTTCATCGGTTTCCTGCAAGCTCTTTCCACCGGGCGTCTTCACATTGATACGGATGAGATCGGCACCAAACTTTTCTACTACGTCCTCTTCTGCAGGAACATCCTGGGTCCATGTTGTAGAACCAACGGGATACGTATCTTTTACTTCCAGACCGAGTTTCCTTCTGATCGCTTTATAGGCATCGATAGTACACCAAATACTGCTGGGCACGCGATCGGGTTCTCTGTGCTCTAAAGCAGTTAATACCCTTTCCCGGCAACTCATTTCACCCATAACCTGGTCCTCCTTTATTATTATTATTTTGAGATCTTCTGCATGATCAATTCCTTGGCCTTATCAACGGCATGGGCGGAATCAGGCGCATACCCGTCCGCCCCGGACTCCAAGGCATACTCTTCAGTGACAGGTGCACCTCCAACCAGTACCTTTATCTTATCACGCACACCGTGTTCCTTTAAGGTATCGATGGTCGTCTTCAGGTAGGGCATTGTTGTGCTCAGTAGTGCAGACATTGCCAGGATATCCGGCCCCTCCCTCATCACTGCATCCAGAAAGGCCGACTCCGATACATTGATGCCGATATCTATCACCTTAAAGCCTGATCCCTCAAGCATCATTCCCACCATGTTCTTTCCTATATCGTGAAGGTCATCCTTTACAGTACCAAGCACTACCTTTGCTATAGGTTCAGAACCAGCCTCTGCCAGCAGAGGTTCGAGTATCTTCATGCCCGCCTTCATTGCTCGTACCGAAAGAAGGACCTCGGGGATGAAACATTCGTCCTTCTTAAACCTCTCGCCTATTATCAGAAGTCCTGCCTGGAGTCCGTTCAGCAAAACATCGTAGGGGGTTGCCCCACCGTCAAGAATCTCCTGAACCAGTGCGGGGACCTCCTGGTTTTTCCCTTTCTCGACCTTTTCCGCAAGCTCCTTCATTTTATCCATTGAGATGTCTCCTTTTCAGTTGACTGATATATCGATAACTGATATATCGATTATAATAATATTATAAAATAATTTTGTCAAGTCTTTATATTTTCATAAAAAGTCGTCATTCCCGCGAAAGCGGGAATCCAGGAAGCGTGTAACTTCTGAAAAAACTGGATTCCCGTTTCCACGGGAATGACAAAAAACACCTTTTCAGACTTTTTACGAGTCCATCAAATCCTTATTGCCCGGGGGTTCCCTCAATATTTTTAAGCCATATTCTTCTTTCAAAAAACACCTCATATTACCTCCCCCTTTGAAAAAGGGAGATTGAGGGGGATTTTATGGTAAAATTTCATTCAAATAATCTCCCCTATCCCCTCTTTGCCAAAGAGGGGAAACAAAAAAGGAAATCAGCCATGATGAAAATACCCGCTATGCCTTATGCGCTCTGAACGATTCCGGACAAGCCGGAATGACACTGTGCCGTAATGACGGAAAAACGACAACTGTTCGACTTTATACAGTCATTTGTCATTCCCGCAAGCGAAGCACGTCGGGAATCCTTTTTAAAGAAAGATTCCGGACAAGCCGGAATGACGGAATAACGACATCTGTTCGACTTCATATACAGAATATATATACAGACAATGCCCGGCAGCGTGGCTAATTGAAAAAATACGGCATCGGAACATTTCATACATCGATAAACCTCGATACCTAAATCCTTATTGCCGAAAGGTCGTTATATTGATCATAAGTCTCTTTTCTCCATCTGAAAGGGATGTCGACAATCTCACCCGGTAATCGGGATTCGTACAGGCACCGGAAGGCATGAACCAGTACGGCTCGCTGCTGAGCAACGTTGAACGGTTCTCCAAGAACGTGGCCAAAGGGCCACTTCAGAAATATAGATCTTGGAGGTTTAACCTTTTCTGTGAAATTTCTCACAATCGATATCCCTACGGTAGGGATACCGGCGCTTTCTATTTCTCTCTGTATCAGCCCTACCGACTGATTACAGATGCCTCAGGCCGGGGTCAGCAGGACAATGTCGACGTCGTCCTTTTTAAGCCTTTGTGCGATTTCAGGGGCGCTCTTCTGAATCAGTGTCTGAATGTGGGGGCCGTCAATATGCCCCATAAAACCATATGCAGTGTCCGAGAGCTTACCGATAATGCCGGCCTCCACAAATTCCCGGACCCTCTCAACGGGAAATATGATGTTGATATCCTTGTCGGCGTCCGAGTGGTCATAATAGTCATGGGTTATCATTAAGTCATTCAGGGGTCTTGACAGGTCGATTACCCTAAAGGTTGGATCGCCGTCAGGGTCTTTCATGTCATAGGGTTCCTGGTCTCTGTGGTGCACGCCTGATGTTGTAACAAGGGCCAGTGTGCACTCACC is part of the bacterium BMS3Abin08 genome and harbors:
- a CDS encoding methylcobalamin:coenzyme M methyltransferase, with the translated sequence MGEMSCRERVLTALEHREPDRVPSSIWCTIDAYKAIRRKLGLEVKDTYPVGSTTWTQDVPAEEDVVEKFGADLIRINVKTPGGKSLQETDEGLLVDEWGVTRKRVEYEGGSYLDIVKYPLEDATEEDLDDYPWPDPTDPAVVEGLRERAQWLRKNTPYAILLQCGRGGIFEQAKYLRGYAKIFEDFVAEPEFIQALFRKLLAVEKEFNRVGLEAAGEFVDIIRLSPEDLASEKQTFCSPSMFREMILPHYRECIHYVKGLFHEKNPDGKIEFHSCGAVSYPFMDDLLDSGIDIYDSLEVKVREESRPVRFKERYGDRLSFLGGIDVQWTLPFGKPEDVRNEVRERISEMAPGGGYILSSSHRLTPDFPFENISAMYEATREFGKYPIK
- the metH_1 gene encoding methionine synthase — translated: MDILKELEENIIKGRFKETEGLVKTALDQGKGADEIIQEALSRGIDEVGRRFKSDEYFLPEVMTCARAMNTALSVLKPFFTDQKKNTIGTFLIGTVEGDLHDIGKNIVSMMMEASGFKVYDIGIDVKPDVFVREIKEKSPDLVGISALLTMTMPKQRETIKAFEDAGIREDIVILVGGAPVDQSWADEIGADAYAEDAIECVEKSKAFLGVG
- a CDS encoding transposase DDE domain protein — protein: MHIKKHLSFGSLRKKITGCLQSISEHRQSKKIRHSIHDVFMSGFAMMYFQDPSLLQFQKRLEDGIHNNNLKTLFQVESIPKDSQMKEVIDEVDSTELEPVFEEFFMAIQRGKHLQQYRFLDGYYLTSMDGTGYFSSEEISCPGCLRKESKKGKVRYEHQIVQAALMHPDMRQVIPFAPEAVKNMDGSEKQDCEINAGKRLIKKIRQSHHRLKIIIVADSLHSKQPFIEEVKANRMRYILVAKAEDHKILMEWVNEQRQLKEVSKMEVKDKKGRIHEYEWINEVPLNGNKDTLWVNYFEYRIIDKGKTTYRNSWVTDINIKEENVRELVRGGRCRWKIENETFNTLKNQGYYIEHNYGHGKKNLSMNFFLLNLLAFFVHQIFELTDILYQQCRVKFGSKRNLWDHLRASIHILIFPDWEILLRRLLKPSEFL
- the prdB gene encoding D-proline reductase subunit gamma; translated protein: MSTFAGVKNRLIAKVITRFPSLSKRFVDSYKPRESEGDIPWVSVKKPLGECTLALVTTSGVHHRDQEPYDMKDPDGDPTFRVIDLSRPLNDLMITHDYYDHSDADKDINIIFPVERVREFVEAGIIGKLSDTAYGFMGHIDGPHIQTLIQKSAPEIAQRLKKDDVDIVLLTPA
- the metH_2 gene encoding methionine synthase, whose protein sequence is MDKMKELAEKVEKGKNQEVPALVQEILDGGATPYDVLLNGLQAGLLIIGERFKKDECFIPEVLLSVRAMKAGMKILEPLLAEAGSEPIAKVVLGTVKDDLHDIGKNMVGMMLEGSGFKVIDIGINVSESAFLDAVMREGPDILAMSALLSTTMPYLKTTIDTLKEHGVRDKIKVLVGGAPVTEEYALESGADGYAPDSAHAVDKAKELIMQKISK